A window of Candidatus Methylomirabilota bacterium contains these coding sequences:
- a CDS encoding iron dicitrate ABC transporter ATP-binding protein, whose translation MRPEIRLDGVRFTYSSGSGLTRIDLSAERGERIAILGPNGAGKTTLLKVMLGLLHPQEGTVSFEGQDLSRMSRAELARAMAMVPQELLLPYALTVREVVLLGRTPYLHRYRGPAREDLDAVRSAIAAVDLVSTAERPYNELSGGERQRAILAMAMAQQPRLLLLDEPTRSLDLHHQIRILSLIRDLSLRGGPTVIASMHDLNLASLYFSRLVLLSSGHIVADGPPEKVIRPDTIREVFDVPVLVRRHPEVDRPWVTLQSDLRDTSAARGDASTEAINP comes from the coding sequence ATGAGACCGGAGATCCGGCTCGACGGCGTTCGTTTCACCTACTCGAGCGGATCCGGGCTCACCCGGATCGATCTGAGTGCGGAACGTGGCGAACGGATCGCGATTCTGGGTCCGAACGGCGCCGGTAAAACGACGCTCCTGAAGGTGATGCTGGGTCTGTTGCACCCACAGGAGGGCACGGTCTCTTTTGAGGGTCAGGACCTGAGCCGGATGAGCCGGGCAGAGCTGGCGCGGGCGATGGCCATGGTTCCCCAGGAGCTGCTGCTGCCTTACGCCCTTACGGTCAGGGAGGTCGTCCTGCTTGGGCGTACACCGTATCTGCATCGCTACCGCGGTCCCGCGCGCGAAGACCTGGATGCGGTCCGGTCGGCCATAGCCGCCGTCGACCTCGTCTCTACTGCCGAACGGCCGTACAACGAGCTATCCGGTGGAGAACGGCAACGGGCGATCCTGGCAATGGCCATGGCTCAGCAACCGCGTCTGCTGCTGCTTGATGAACCGACCCGTTCCCTTGACCTGCATCACCAGATCCGAATCCTCTCGTTGATCCGGGATTTGAGTCTCCGTGGAGGGCCGACGGTCATCGCGTCCATGCATGACCTGAATCTGGCATCGCTCTACTTCAGTCGGCTGGTTCTTCTGTCATCCGGTCATATTGTGGCGGATGGCCCCCCGGAAAAGGTCATCCGTCCGGATACGATTCGAGAGGTTTTTGATGTACCGGTGCTGGTACGGCGGCATCCCGAAGTCGATAGACCCTGGGTGACCCTTCAGTCGGACCTCCGCGATACGAGTGCTGCTCGTGGAGACGCCTCGACAGAGGCGATCAACCCTTGA
- a CDS encoding iron-dicitrate ABC transporter permease — MKQHSRPAPRIYVALSVLLLLALLIGVMQGAVALSPVTILRILLRSIGISLGPVTWEGADETILLELRLPRVLGGALVGAALATAGVLFQGLLRNPLADPYIIGTSAGAGFAATVAMLILPPASILGFGSVALSAFAGGLLAVLLVYRLARVDGRVSPVTLLLAGVVVNTVLGYLGSLSIVLFEGSEFRLRHVFTWLMGGIAVHDLRQLLAVGPIIVAAIIVAYGFAASLNALTIGEEGAQALGVDLDREVGRIIALGALLTGAAVSVGGLIGFLGLAVPHILRLLVGSDHRRLLPTSALAGATLLVLADTAARSIAAPAELPVGIFTALLGGPLFLVLLRRDGRESGWR, encoded by the coding sequence ATGAAACAGCACTCGCGCCCCGCGCCCCGCATCTATGTTGCCTTGTCGGTCTTGCTCCTGTTGGCGCTGCTTATCGGTGTGATGCAGGGCGCGGTTGCCTTATCGCCGGTCACCATTCTCCGCATCCTGCTTCGATCGATCGGCATTTCGCTTGGCCCGGTCACTTGGGAGGGCGCGGACGAGACAATCCTGTTGGAGCTTCGGCTGCCAAGGGTCCTGGGTGGGGCATTGGTGGGTGCGGCGTTGGCGACCGCCGGTGTACTGTTCCAGGGATTACTCCGCAACCCGCTCGCCGATCCGTATATCATCGGCACATCGGCCGGCGCAGGCTTCGCCGCGACAGTGGCCATGCTTATCCTGCCTCCGGCCTCCATCCTCGGCTTCGGATCGGTTGCGCTTTCAGCCTTTGCGGGCGGCCTGCTGGCGGTGCTGCTGGTCTACCGGCTTGCGCGGGTAGATGGACGCGTTTCGCCGGTCACCCTGCTGCTCGCCGGAGTCGTTGTCAACACCGTCCTTGGCTATCTGGGTTCGTTGAGCATCGTGCTCTTCGAGGGAAGCGAGTTTCGACTCCGTCACGTCTTTACCTGGCTCATGGGTGGGATCGCCGTTCACGATCTGCGACAACTGTTGGCGGTGGGGCCGATCATTGTCGCAGCGATTATTGTAGCGTACGGATTTGCGGCGTCGCTCAATGCTCTGACGATAGGAGAGGAAGGGGCGCAGGCCCTGGGGGTCGATCTGGACCGAGAGGTCGGCCGAATCATCGCCCTTGGCGCGTTGCTGACAGGTGCTGCGGTCAGCGTCGGCGGCCTGATCGGATTCCTTGGGCTGGCTGTTCCGCACATTCTGCGCCTGCTGGTCGGATCCGATCACCGACGGCTCTTACCGACTTCGGCCTTGGCCGGTGCGACCCTTTTGGTATTGGCGGATACGGCGGCGCGCTCCATTGCGGCCCCGGCCGAACTCCCTGTGGGAATCTTTACGGCTCTGCTCGGCGGTCCCCTTTTTCTTGTCCTGCTCCGGCGGGACGGAAGGGAGTCAGGGTGGCGATGA
- a CDS encoding site-2 protease family protein, with translation MASWLDPEEEVLFFLEREMAGVFAISEGRLFDGTVRFQGKLLIDPGQAVAELTQRLAPHGYYPLLRSEEDLTILRTRPVTRLFRTGPWVNVVLLLTTLVTTVFVGAVNRGVDPFTDPWSLMRGLPFAISLLLILGVHELGHYFTARRYGITVTLPYFIPAPVGLGTFGAFIKMKSPVTDRRALFDVGIAGPLAGLCVALPAIVVGLHWSELITTDSTGHVGIALGSPLLFSLLQWLTLGPIPEGGDVLLHPVAFAGWIGLFVTALNLLPIGQLDGGHIAYALVGRHHRKVAIVALLALCIMGIVYWPGWLFWASLSLILGLRHPPPLDDVTRLDDRRRLVGLAALLLLVSVITPSPFNFSES, from the coding sequence ATGGCAAGCTGGCTCGATCCGGAAGAGGAAGTGCTCTTTTTCCTTGAGCGGGAGATGGCAGGTGTGTTTGCCATCAGCGAGGGACGCCTGTTTGACGGAACCGTCCGTTTCCAGGGAAAACTACTGATCGACCCCGGCCAGGCGGTGGCCGAGTTGACGCAGCGACTGGCGCCCCACGGCTATTATCCCCTGCTCCGAAGCGAGGAGGACCTGACAATCCTCCGAACGAGGCCCGTGACGCGTCTGTTTCGAACGGGTCCGTGGGTCAACGTCGTCCTGCTGTTGACGACCCTTGTCACGACGGTGTTTGTAGGGGCGGTCAATCGCGGCGTCGATCCCTTTACGGATCCGTGGTCGCTGATGCGGGGACTGCCTTTTGCGATCAGCCTGCTGTTGATCCTTGGCGTACATGAACTGGGACACTACTTCACCGCTCGACGCTACGGGATTACCGTCACACTTCCCTATTTTATCCCCGCTCCGGTCGGACTCGGGACCTTCGGGGCCTTCATCAAGATGAAGTCGCCGGTGACCGATCGTCGGGCCCTTTTTGACGTCGGGATTGCGGGACCGCTGGCAGGGCTGTGTGTGGCGCTGCCGGCCATCGTTGTGGGACTGCACTGGTCTGAGCTGATTACGACCGATTCGACGGGACATGTCGGCATTGCGCTGGGGTCGCCGCTTCTGTTTTCGCTTCTCCAGTGGTTGACGCTGGGGCCGATACCGGAAGGAGGCGACGTCCTGTTGCACCCGGTGGCGTTTGCCGGCTGGATCGGCCTGTTCGTGACGGCGCTGAATCTGCTTCCTATCGGTCAATTGGATGGCGGCCATATCGCATATGCATTGGTCGGCAGGCATCATCGGAAGGTGGCGATCGTCGCCCTGCTTGCGCTCTGTATCATGGGGATTGTGTATTGGCCTGGGTGGCTGTTCTGGGCGTCGCTCTCTCTGATCCTTGGGCTGAGGCATCCGCCGCCGCTTGATGATGTGACCAGGCTGGACGACCGCCGGAGGCTGGTGGGCCTTGCGGCGCTCCTGCTGTTGGTGAGCGTGATCACCCCATCCCCCTTCAATTTCTCAGAGTCGTAG